A genomic stretch from Candidatus Nitrososphaera gargensis Ga9.2 includes:
- a CDS encoding preprotein translocase subunit Sec61beta → MSSKKKNAPLPASSAGLLRFFEDETRGIKVKPEIVLGITGAVIAASILIRILLPVG, encoded by the coding sequence ATGAGCAGCAAGAAAAAGAATGCTCCGCTGCCTGCTTCGAGCGCCGGCTTGTTGAGATTCTTTGAGGATGAGACGAGAGGTATCAAGGTCAAACCCGAGATCGTGCTGGGCATAACTGGCGCGGTTATTGCGGCCTCAATCCTGATAAGGATCTTGCTGCCTGTCGGTTGA
- a CDS encoding helix-turn-helix domain-containing protein translates to MSSKKKKLENDLIEWRRSQVLSMLATGLSQTEIADMLKVAVSTVNKDIKKIRLEAKAKQQDYIDNELPFQHKLAVASLDKVLEEAWQIFRTEKAVKARLAALEIIADSTMKKQAVLGDPAQIEKAIKLVNRLRKQISSTGQAQLEEGSGHQQQLEEEQEEAEL, encoded by the coding sequence TTGAGTTCAAAAAAGAAAAAACTCGAGAACGATCTGATTGAATGGAGGCGCTCTCAAGTCCTCTCTATGTTGGCCACCGGCCTGAGCCAGACAGAGATTGCCGACATGCTAAAAGTGGCCGTTTCCACTGTCAACAAGGACATTAAGAAGATCCGTCTTGAGGCCAAGGCAAAGCAGCAGGACTATATCGATAACGAGCTGCCATTCCAGCACAAATTAGCAGTGGCCAGTCTGGATAAAGTGCTAGAAGAAGCCTGGCAAATCTTCAGAACAGAGAAGGCGGTCAAGGCCCGGCTGGCAGCCTTGGAGATTATTGCCGACTCGACCATGAAAAAGCAGGCCGTCCTTGGAGATCCTGCTCAGATAGAGAAGGCCATCAAGCTTGTCAACAGGTTGAGGAAGCAGATATCTTCCACTGGGCAAGCACAGCTGGAAGAAGGTAGTGGTCACCAACAACAGCTGGAAGAAGAGCAAGAGGAGGCCGAACTATAG
- a CDS encoding dihydroorotase: MQNSCDVLITNASVVIPKVGIVDTNIMIEDGKIKALTNSASNNISASRKIDAQGKYVLPGAIDPHVHYGVYTPIDEAARTESRSAAVGGVTTMIRMLRLYESYRNVTKQLEASRSNHYIDYSIHASILRLEQVKDIPYLKELGINSLKIYMNLGADLNHIYMDLEPGTHGVKDGEVNMTDELLSAIVKEGSKVHSTILVHAENPAICSEQMRSGKEKGMGGLKAWSDCRPPSSEAESVAKVSEFGRKFGANLYFVHIGSTAALDAVLAEREKGRSNYYIETCPHYLTHTVDFGSVTGKVVPPIRSKSDLQSMWSALRNGIVDTIGTDHVANRLDMKMGKDGDVWSALAGFPGIATMLPVLLSYGVNQDRISIERVAEVTSYNTARIFGMYPKKGTIQPGSDADLAIVDLDLEKKVTPELLQSYSDYTIYDGHRLKGWPVMTIVRGRVVMENGQIDREVLGHGEFVPRPVVT; encoded by the coding sequence ATGCAAAACTCCTGCGACGTCCTGATCACAAACGCGTCTGTCGTCATACCCAAGGTGGGCATAGTTGACACAAACATCATGATCGAGGATGGCAAGATAAAGGCACTCACAAATTCTGCTAGCAACAATATTTCTGCGTCACGAAAGATAGACGCTCAAGGCAAGTACGTGCTGCCAGGCGCAATCGACCCACATGTCCATTATGGCGTCTATACTCCTATTGACGAAGCCGCAAGGACAGAGTCGAGATCGGCCGCGGTCGGCGGCGTCACCACGATGATTCGGATGCTGAGGCTCTATGAAAGCTACCGCAACGTGACAAAGCAACTAGAGGCAAGCAGGAGCAACCACTATATTGATTATTCAATCCACGCCTCAATACTGAGACTAGAGCAGGTCAAGGACATCCCTTACTTGAAGGAGCTTGGCATCAACTCGCTGAAAATCTACATGAACCTTGGCGCTGATCTAAACCACATCTACATGGATCTAGAGCCGGGCACCCACGGCGTCAAGGACGGAGAAGTCAACATGACAGACGAATTGCTATCAGCAATAGTGAAGGAAGGATCGAAGGTGCATTCGACTATCCTTGTGCACGCCGAAAACCCGGCGATCTGCTCAGAGCAGATGCGCAGTGGAAAGGAAAAAGGAATGGGCGGGCTCAAGGCATGGTCTGACTGCAGGCCGCCATCGTCTGAAGCAGAGAGCGTCGCCAAGGTGTCGGAGTTTGGGAGAAAGTTTGGGGCCAACCTGTACTTTGTGCACATCGGCTCAACTGCAGCACTTGATGCTGTACTGGCAGAAAGGGAAAAGGGCAGATCAAACTATTACATCGAGACCTGCCCTCACTACCTGACGCATACCGTAGATTTTGGCAGCGTGACTGGCAAGGTGGTGCCGCCGATCAGGTCAAAAAGCGACCTGCAGAGTATGTGGTCGGCTCTGCGAAACGGCATTGTGGACACTATAGGAACCGACCACGTCGCAAACAGGCTCGACATGAAAATGGGCAAGGACGGCGACGTCTGGTCTGCCCTTGCAGGCTTTCCAGGCATCGCCACAATGCTGCCGGTGCTACTGAGCTACGGTGTGAATCAAGACAGGATAAGCATAGAGAGGGTTGCTGAAGTGACGAGTTACAACACTGCAAGGATATTTGGCATGTACCCAAAGAAAGGTACGATTCAGCCCGGCTCTGACGCGGACTTGGCAATAGTTGATCTGGACCTTGAAAAAAAGGTCACGCCCGAACTGCTGCAGTCGTACTCTGACTATACCATCTATGACGGCCATAGGCTGAAGGGCTGGCCGGTCATGACCATTGTTAGAGGCAGGGTTGTGATGGAGAACGGGCAGATAGACCGCGAAGTGCTGGGGCACGGAGAATTTGTACCGCGGCCTGTAGTCACTTAG
- a CDS encoding DUF2070 family protein: MFAPGQDDVSNIHRRWSFTTIGPSSSKVSYAIWLGCAIAIVVVSHLYHLQADTEGLAVYLPLGIVALVGSHFLDYMALHGTPVNKLSKVAHVSAFANGLWALTVFLGVAADLVFAKPPSGMDYIVAGMLLAVGLRIGIFTSVFGASTGRATAVSFIQPLIFLFAFVPPLYHSLDTFSSAGVAFGAAFVALGIVWTVLADRAGRPGIKSTFGVLQAFIAAWTENRVDKMEEFTEAKAHDDVVSTKIIRFGSLAAIVLPDIHPGPFSMVGGSNLPYVLYETFNKSALVMHSVSDHSLNIPSKREVDRYVKELGKRTVVERGSTCSVPVQIKITNSTCTGIAFGNTAVVMLSLSPKGMEDIPQSVRTELESFGIGLGFSDVLVVDCHNAMGKHLDDSDRDDLVMSAKQCLDRMKNQPQHEFNIGFAGLGDISHQPDLEGELGQAGLAVLVIGVGGKNYAIGWADSNNMNNGLRDRVISKASGDVTTILELCSSDTHSTSGKRTREGYFALGTTTNADDIAEAYIQLCAKAAERAAKSTFELSVAQSTIKVMGQKQFEDYSTALDRSMNVTKIFVAITVATYIAMLVLS, encoded by the coding sequence ATGTTTGCGCCCGGCCAAGACGACGTATCGAACATCCATAGGCGCTGGTCTTTTACCACTATTGGGCCGTCATCTTCCAAGGTATCTTATGCCATCTGGCTTGGATGCGCAATTGCTATCGTTGTCGTTTCACACCTTTATCATCTTCAGGCAGATACGGAAGGGCTAGCAGTCTACCTGCCGCTTGGCATTGTCGCGCTTGTCGGCTCGCACTTTCTTGATTATATGGCGCTCCATGGAACGCCAGTTAACAAACTGTCAAAGGTAGCGCATGTCTCTGCGTTTGCCAATGGGCTGTGGGCGCTAACCGTCTTTCTGGGAGTCGCCGCGGATCTGGTTTTTGCCAAGCCTCCTTCTGGCATGGACTATATCGTAGCAGGAATGCTGCTTGCAGTCGGGCTCAGGATAGGGATATTCACTTCTGTCTTTGGGGCCAGCACCGGCAGAGCGACAGCGGTATCTTTCATCCAGCCGCTCATCTTTCTCTTTGCCTTCGTGCCCCCATTGTACCACTCGCTTGACACATTCAGCTCTGCAGGCGTTGCGTTTGGAGCTGCCTTCGTGGCGCTTGGAATTGTGTGGACGGTCCTTGCAGACAGAGCCGGAAGGCCGGGGATAAAAAGCACCTTTGGCGTGCTGCAGGCGTTCATTGCCGCGTGGACTGAAAACAGGGTTGACAAGATGGAAGAATTTACCGAAGCAAAAGCGCACGACGACGTTGTCTCGACAAAGATCATCCGCTTTGGCAGCCTGGCGGCAATTGTCCTGCCGGACATTCACCCGGGGCCTTTCAGCATGGTCGGCGGGAGCAACCTTCCCTATGTGCTGTATGAGACGTTCAACAAGAGCGCGCTTGTCATGCACAGCGTCTCGGATCATTCGCTCAACATCCCTTCAAAGAGGGAAGTAGACAGGTACGTAAAAGAACTTGGAAAGCGGACGGTGGTAGAAAGAGGCAGCACTTGCAGCGTGCCCGTGCAAATCAAGATTACCAATTCCACTTGTACTGGGATCGCATTTGGCAACACCGCAGTGGTGATGCTGTCGCTTTCTCCAAAAGGCATGGAAGACATCCCGCAGAGCGTGCGCACCGAACTGGAATCATTTGGGATCGGCCTTGGGTTTTCAGACGTGCTAGTTGTCGACTGCCATAACGCCATGGGCAAGCATCTGGACGACTCGGACAGGGACGACCTTGTCATGTCTGCAAAGCAGTGCCTTGACCGGATGAAAAATCAGCCACAACACGAGTTCAACATCGGCTTTGCCGGCCTAGGTGACATTTCGCACCAGCCAGATCTGGAAGGCGAGCTTGGCCAAGCTGGTCTTGCAGTGCTGGTCATCGGTGTAGGCGGCAAGAACTATGCAATAGGATGGGCCGACTCAAATAATATGAATAATGGGCTGCGTGACCGTGTTATCTCAAAGGCAAGCGGGGACGTTACTACCATACTAGAGCTCTGCTCTTCAGACACACACTCTACCTCAGGCAAGAGAACCCGAGAAGGATACTTTGCCCTTGGGACCACCACCAACGCAGACGACATTGCAGAGGCGTACATCCAGCTCTGTGCAAAGGCGGCCGAGCGAGCAGCCAAGTCAACGTTTGAGCTATCAGTCGCACAATCGACCATCAAGGTGATGGGACAGAAGCAGTTTGAGGATTATTCTACCGCTCTCGATAGATCCATGAACGTGACAAAGATCTTTGTGGCGATCACCGTTGCGACCTACATAGCGATGCTCGTCCTGTCCTAG
- the mscL gene encoding large conductance mechanosensitive channel protein MscL yields the protein MAVTESAPTNKKTLIQEFVDFLKTFGVIGLAIAFIIGAASSSLVTSLVQDIINPLVGLFLPSGDLEQLYVNATGVSGTPSQFRYGHLISEIIDFLIIAFIVFLTYKWLSKYRLVEDKTKPPK from the coding sequence ATGGCTGTGACAGAGAGCGCACCGACGAATAAAAAGACGCTCATTCAGGAATTTGTGGACTTCTTGAAGACTTTTGGGGTGATCGGATTGGCGATTGCGTTCATTATTGGCGCAGCGTCGTCTTCGCTTGTCACATCGCTCGTACAGGATATCATCAACCCGCTAGTAGGGTTGTTCCTGCCTTCCGGCGATCTTGAGCAGCTGTATGTAAACGCTACAGGAGTGTCGGGCACGCCATCGCAATTCAGGTACGGGCACCTGATTTCAGAAATAATTGACTTCTTGATAATTGCCTTTATCGTGTTCCTTACGTACAAGTGGCTATCCAAATACAGATTAGTCGAGGATAAAACCAAGCCGCCTAAGTGA
- the yciH gene encoding translation initiation factor, with translation MAVICKKCGLPDDLCACGELDKEEARIVVRLETRRFSKTTTLIEGINPKQSDMQKIVKELKSTFACGGTAKDGFIMLQGDHRDDVKGYLVKMGFNEEAIEVQ, from the coding sequence ATGGCGGTTATCTGTAAAAAATGCGGTCTCCCAGACGACCTGTGTGCCTGTGGAGAACTAGACAAAGAAGAAGCGCGAATCGTCGTCCGCCTTGAAACAAGAAGGTTTTCAAAAACAACGACTCTTATCGAAGGCATCAATCCAAAGCAGAGCGACATGCAAAAGATCGTCAAGGAATTGAAAAGCACTTTTGCGTGTGGCGGGACTGCAAAGGATGGCTTTATCATGCTGCAGGGCGATCACCGCGACGACGTCAAGGGCTATCTAGTCAAGATGGGCTTTAACGAAGAAGCAATTGAAGTTCAGTAA
- a CDS encoding SDR family oxidoreductase: MANLEGKTCLVTGATSGIGKEIAMGLAKMGATVVLVGRNRERCELALQEIKAEINPAMEDKRISYLVADLSSQTSIRQFAKQYTDAHQRLDVLVNNAGVFLAKRATTVDGIEYTFAVNHLAPFLLTNLLIDIIKASKPSSRIITTSSVAHRGAQIDFDDIQFEKRPYSGIKAYAQSKLANILFTKELARRLEGSSVTANCFHPGAVRTSLAQGKNPWYYRLIWTAAGSFFLSPEKGADTAIYLASSQDVNGITGKYFVRRKQVNPSIDADEKEAAAKLWSISEKLTSM; the protein is encoded by the coding sequence ATGGCAAACCTTGAAGGCAAGACCTGCCTTGTTACTGGCGCTACTTCTGGCATAGGCAAGGAAATTGCAATGGGCCTTGCAAAGATGGGAGCGACTGTGGTTCTAGTTGGCCGCAATAGGGAAAGATGTGAACTGGCACTGCAAGAAATCAAGGCAGAAATCAATCCTGCAATGGAAGACAAGAGGATTTCTTATTTAGTGGCCGATCTCTCTTCACAGACATCAATTCGCCAGTTTGCAAAACAATATACGGACGCTCACCAGCGTCTGGATGTTTTAGTCAATAACGCAGGAGTCTTTCTTGCCAAACGCGCTACAACCGTTGATGGCATAGAATATACATTTGCTGTCAACCATCTTGCGCCTTTTCTCCTTACCAACTTGCTTATTGACATTATCAAGGCAAGCAAGCCGTCCTCTAGGATTATCACTACCAGCTCTGTTGCCCATAGAGGAGCGCAAATTGATTTTGATGATATCCAGTTTGAAAAAAGACCTTACAGTGGAATCAAGGCGTATGCACAATCGAAATTAGCCAATATCCTGTTTACGAAAGAACTGGCAAGGAGACTAGAAGGGAGCAGTGTTACAGCAAATTGTTTCCATCCTGGAGCGGTACGGACAAGTCTTGCACAGGGAAAAAATCCATGGTACTATAGGCTAATCTGGACTGCTGCCGGATCATTCTTTCTGAGTCCGGAGAAAGGAGCAGATACAGCCATTTACTTGGCTTCGTCCCAGGACGTGAATGGAATAACTGGAAAGTATTTTGTAAGGCGAAAACAGGTGAATCCATCCATTGATGCAGACGAGAAAGAGGCGGCTGCCAAGCTTTGGAGTATCAGTGAGAAGCTGACCAGCATGTAA
- a CDS encoding LAGLIDADG family homing endonuclease, with the protein MKFLFVSPEALSLDLAYTLRQEGNDVKFFIQSATEKDVGDGFVEKVDSWEDQIDWADVIIFDDIGFGKTAEKLREEGKKVVGGSVYTDKLENEREFGQQELAKAGVSVLPNWNFSDFEEAIKFVQSNPGRYVIKPSGKAQNEKELLFVGQEEDGNDVINVLAHYKKNWSNKIKIFQIQQFSSGVEVAVGAFFNGKEFVRPVNINFEHKRLFPGNIGPSTGEMGCYDDKTEVLTDKGWKLFKNLSYEDEICTLNPATHAIEYNKPTAIVSFTHHKKLISMQNRAIDIAVTPDHNMYVCSQENARNANNKFEFVKAKDLQDQSVIKRSGTWIGVEREYFVLPSVSLGHYEGRQIVFHETGQLEVSMDIWAAFMGIWLSEGCASCNKVSIAQKTVQKSKIIEELLRHLPFKFIKGRNEFYCYSKQLYTYLAGFGKAYDKYVPQFIKELSARQIAIFLDWYALGDATVMKSGFRIFYTSSKRMADDIQELLLKIGRVGIVKTRKRRTNRIWIEDHYANCSGIQYEIIERVNKLDSWLDKRDIKTINYEGKVYCATVKNHVMYVRRNGKPYWCGNTLMFWTHNNRIFELTLEKMKPALAASGYVGYIDVNCIANGTGIYPLEFTSRFGYPTISIHMEGITSKWGKLLHSLAKGEDTELHTKKGFQVGVVIAVPPFPFNDDRTFRKFSEDATILFKTQNLDGIHLGEVKREGNDWRIAGRSGYSLVVTGSGNTTDEARAQAYRRVANIMIPNMFYRTDIGSGWVRDSDLLLSYGYM; encoded by the coding sequence TTGAAGTTCCTTTTTGTCTCTCCCGAAGCTTTGAGCCTTGATCTAGCTTATACTCTGCGGCAGGAGGGCAACGACGTCAAGTTCTTTATCCAGAGCGCGACGGAAAAAGACGTCGGCGACGGTTTTGTAGAAAAAGTTGATTCGTGGGAAGATCAGATCGACTGGGCCGATGTAATAATTTTTGATGACATTGGATTTGGAAAGACCGCCGAAAAGCTGAGGGAAGAAGGCAAAAAGGTCGTAGGCGGAAGCGTATACACTGACAAGCTCGAGAACGAAAGAGAATTTGGTCAGCAAGAGCTCGCCAAGGCAGGCGTCTCCGTTCTTCCGAACTGGAACTTTTCAGATTTTGAAGAGGCCATCAAGTTCGTTCAGAGCAATCCCGGCAGGTACGTGATAAAGCCAAGCGGTAAGGCGCAAAATGAAAAGGAGCTGCTGTTCGTCGGACAGGAAGAGGACGGCAACGACGTGATCAACGTTCTGGCGCACTACAAGAAGAACTGGTCTAACAAGATCAAGATATTCCAGATACAGCAGTTCTCATCAGGGGTCGAGGTCGCTGTAGGCGCGTTCTTTAATGGAAAAGAGTTTGTCCGGCCGGTGAACATCAACTTTGAGCACAAGCGGCTCTTTCCCGGCAATATAGGCCCGAGCACTGGCGAGATGGGATGCTATGATGACAAGACCGAGGTACTAACTGACAAGGGATGGAAGCTTTTCAAAAACCTGTCTTATGAGGACGAAATATGTACCCTCAACCCAGCCACTCACGCAATAGAATATAACAAACCCACAGCAATAGTTTCATTCACACACCACAAGAAATTAATCTCGATGCAAAACCGCGCCATCGACATTGCTGTAACGCCGGACCACAACATGTACGTATGTTCCCAAGAAAATGCAAGGAACGCAAACAACAAGTTCGAATTTGTAAAGGCAAAAGATTTGCAAGATCAATCAGTCATCAAAAGATCAGGTACATGGATCGGCGTGGAACGAGAATATTTCGTACTGCCTTCTGTATCTTTGGGTCATTACGAAGGCAGGCAAATAGTATTCCACGAAACTGGACAGTTAGAGGTCTCGATGGATATATGGGCTGCATTTATGGGCATATGGCTTTCCGAAGGCTGTGCATCTTGCAACAAGGTTTCAATAGCCCAAAAGACCGTGCAAAAATCCAAGATCATAGAAGAACTGTTAAGGCATCTCCCGTTCAAGTTTATCAAGGGAAGAAATGAGTTCTACTGTTATAGCAAGCAGCTATATACGTACCTGGCAGGCTTTGGCAAGGCTTATGACAAATATGTTCCTCAATTCATAAAGGAGTTAAGTGCAAGGCAAATAGCAATATTTCTAGATTGGTATGCCCTTGGCGATGCCACTGTAATGAAGAGTGGCTTTAGGATCTTTTACACTTCATCAAAAAGAATGGCTGATGACATACAGGAGCTTTTGCTGAAAATAGGTCGAGTAGGTATTGTCAAGACAAGGAAAAGGCGTACCAATAGGATCTGGATAGAAGATCATTATGCTAATTGTTCAGGGATACAATACGAGATCATAGAAAGAGTGAACAAGCTTGATTCGTGGCTTGATAAAAGAGATATCAAAACAATAAATTATGAGGGTAAGGTTTACTGCGCCACCGTAAAGAACCATGTGATGTACGTTAGAAGAAATGGCAAGCCTTACTGGTGTGGTAATACACTCATGTTCTGGACCCACAATAACAGGATCTTTGAGCTGACACTTGAAAAAATGAAGCCGGCCCTCGCCGCTTCTGGCTATGTGGGATATATCGATGTCAACTGCATAGCAAATGGGACAGGCATATACCCGCTTGAATTCACGTCCCGGTTTGGATACCCCACTATATCGATCCATATGGAAGGCATCACCAGCAAATGGGGCAAGCTTCTCCATTCGCTCGCAAAGGGTGAAGACACTGAACTCCACACAAAGAAGGGCTTCCAGGTCGGAGTAGTCATTGCTGTGCCGCCGTTCCCGTTCAATGATGACAGGACATTTCGGAAATTCTCAGAAGATGCGACGATACTCTTCAAGACCCAGAACCTTGACGGGATCCACCTCGGCGAAGTCAAGAGAGAAGGCAACGACTGGCGCATAGCCGGGAGGTCAGGATATTCTTTGGTGGTAACAGGCTCTGGCAACACCACCGATGAGGCAAGGGCACAGGCGTACCGACGGGTAGCCAACATCATGATACCCAACATGTTCTACAGGACAGACATTGGGAGCGGCTGGGTCAGAGACAGCGACCTTTTGCTCTCATATGGTTACATGTAA
- a CDS encoding DUF5654 family protein has protein sequence MIISISSTQLSSASEECVEQEVVKALAALITAAFGLIAALAWNTAIQEIFRVIFGDQSDILAMIIYAVVVTIVAVIATIAIGRVADKAGVKDEKPAAEQESEALRSELRSLREELRRLREAQAD, from the coding sequence ATTATCATAAGTATCTCGTCAACTCAATTATCGAGTGCATCTGAAGAATGTGTTGAACAAGAGGTTGTCAAAGCATTAGCTGCACTTATCACAGCAGCCTTTGGTCTTATAGCAGCTCTTGCTTGGAACACTGCAATACAAGAAATATTCAGGGTGATCTTTGGGGATCAGAGTGACATACTAGCAATGATAATCTACGCAGTAGTTGTCACTATCGTAGCAGTGATCGCCACGATAGCAATCGGAAGAGTTGCAGATAAAGCAGGTGTAAAAGATGAGAAGCCTGCTGCAGAGCAGGAGTCAGAGGCATTAAGGTCGGAGCTTCGGTCCTTGAGGGAAGAGCTGAGAAGACTAAGGGAAGCACAAGCAGATTAG
- a CDS encoding Lrp/AsnC ligand binding domain-containing protein yields the protein MAEAYVLINCDLGTEDGVIKELKSISGVSEVKGVFGVYDVIAKVNAPSESDIKKVIAKIRSMSSIKSSLTMMVIEGQGD from the coding sequence ATGGCTGAAGCATACGTACTTATCAATTGCGACCTTGGCACTGAAGACGGAGTAATCAAAGAATTGAAATCCATATCCGGAGTTTCAGAAGTGAAAGGCGTGTTTGGTGTTTATGACGTGATAGCAAAGGTGAACGCGCCATCTGAAAGTGACATAAAAAAAGTGATCGCAAAAATTCGCTCGATGAGCAGCATAAAATCAAGCCTTACAATGATGGTCATAGAGGGTCAAGGAGATTGA
- a CDS encoding antitoxin VapB family protein, which produces MTCKILKSIAVDESNYQALKNLGKTGDSFNDVITEVLIKVGARK; this is translated from the coding sequence ATGACTTGCAAGATTCTAAAGAGCATAGCAGTTGATGAATCGAACTATCAGGCATTGAAGAATCTTGGCAAAACCGGCGATTCCTTCAACGATGTGATTACAGAAGTTCTCATCAAGGTCGGAGCTAGAAAGTAA
- the rpiA gene encoding ribose-5-phosphate isomerase RpiA: MSLQDAVQKLAKDAVKLTKGAKVVGLGSGSTVAHIVREMAKLPGKESIEFVPTSLQIKLEAERSALRLVGEERIQDIDIVFDGADQIDSRFNMIKGGGGALLREKILISAAKKVAIVADASKFVQSFNRSVPIEIHPMARSIVWKKLFEMGGKPTLRTLDKGYPFITENGNIILDTTFASIPDPKKKENELKNIAGVLEVGIFTRRADVYYKARDDGTFETIAF; this comes from the coding sequence TTGTCATTACAGGACGCGGTGCAAAAGCTTGCCAAGGACGCAGTAAAGTTGACTAAAGGTGCCAAGGTGGTCGGGCTTGGCAGCGGAAGCACGGTGGCGCACATTGTGAGAGAGATGGCAAAGCTGCCCGGCAAAGAATCAATAGAGTTTGTTCCTACTTCGCTCCAGATCAAGTTGGAGGCAGAAAGGAGCGCGCTCAGGTTGGTAGGAGAAGAAAGGATTCAGGATATCGACATTGTCTTTGATGGCGCTGACCAGATAGACAGCAGGTTCAATATGATAAAGGGAGGAGGTGGCGCTCTTTTGAGGGAAAAGATCCTGATCTCTGCGGCCAAAAAAGTGGCAATAGTAGCGGATGCTAGCAAGTTCGTCCAGTCTTTCAACAGATCAGTGCCAATAGAGATCCATCCTATGGCACGATCAATAGTGTGGAAAAAGTTGTTTGAAATGGGCGGCAAGCCGACGCTTCGCACACTTGACAAGGGATATCCATTCATTACGGAAAACGGCAATATCATACTCGATACGACATTTGCTTCGATTCCTGATCCAAAAAAGAAAGAGAACGAATTGAAGAACATCGCCGGCGTGCTTGAAGTAGGGATCTTTACCAGAAGGGCAGACGTTTATTACAAGGCGAGAGATGACGGTACCTTTGAGACAATTGCATTTTAG
- a CDS encoding Sjogren's syndrome/scleroderma autoantigen 1 family protein has product MSSEDSASRIRSAASLLVKGGTLTSDACPKCGGVQVRFANKTTCINCGNEVKAGAAQKAEPEKAAPAQASSGLASAASLIEEKIMLLATEIKNESDISVQKQKAELLESYLRILEKTKSLLG; this is encoded by the coding sequence ATGTCTTCTGAAGACAGTGCAAGCAGGATCAGGTCGGCGGCTTCGCTTCTTGTAAAGGGGGGAACGCTGACAAGCGACGCATGCCCAAAATGTGGAGGGGTGCAAGTGCGCTTTGCCAACAAGACAACCTGCATAAACTGCGGCAACGAAGTAAAGGCCGGTGCCGCACAAAAAGCAGAGCCAGAAAAGGCAGCGCCGGCGCAAGCGTCTTCAGGGCTGGCCTCTGCAGCATCGCTTATCGAAGAAAAGATCATGTTACTTGCAACAGAGATAAAGAATGAAAGCGACATTTCAGTGCAGAAGCAAAAGGCAGAACTGCTCGAGAGTTATCTCAGGATTTTGGAAAAGACAAAGAGCCTGCTTGGATAA
- a CDS encoding transcription initiation factor IIB, with the protein MFGDRCPRCGRGSMVTDNSSGEMFCGNCGFVVSERIEELGPEWRAFSKEEHEDRSRAGIPTSLAMHDMGLATIIGPVDKDASGKPLSASMKSTIERLRTWDSRSQVHEPVDRNFRQAFSELDRLKDKLAVGDAVIEKAAYVYRKALEKGLVRGRSISALVAAALYAACRDTETPRTLKDIANASNIKKKDVARCYRLLIRELDLKMPVVDPVKCVARIASKAGLSEKTKRKALEILKKAEEGKISAGKDPMGLAAAALYVACVMNGENKTQKDVAEAAGVTEVTIRNRYKGLKTHLRL; encoded by the coding sequence ATGTTTGGTGACCGCTGCCCACGTTGCGGCAGGGGTTCTATGGTAACAGACAACTCTAGCGGAGAAATGTTTTGCGGTAACTGTGGCTTTGTAGTAAGCGAAAGGATAGAAGAGCTCGGACCGGAATGGCGCGCCTTCTCAAAGGAAGAGCACGAAGACAGAAGCAGGGCAGGCATCCCGACATCGCTTGCAATGCACGACATGGGGCTTGCGACCATCATCGGGCCTGTTGACAAGGATGCGTCAGGCAAGCCGCTCTCTGCCTCTATGAAGAGCACGATCGAAAGGCTCAGGACATGGGACAGCAGAAGTCAGGTGCACGAACCAGTCGACCGCAACTTCCGCCAGGCATTCTCCGAGCTTGACAGGCTCAAGGACAAGCTGGCAGTAGGCGATGCAGTGATCGAAAAGGCTGCATATGTCTACAGAAAAGCACTAGAGAAAGGACTTGTGCGCGGCCGCTCTATCTCTGCACTTGTGGCGGCAGCACTGTACGCCGCATGCCGCGACACTGAAACCCCGAGGACGCTCAAGGACATTGCTAACGCAAGCAACATCAAGAAAAAGGACGTGGCAAGATGCTATCGACTGCTGATAAGAGAGCTGGACCTCAAGATGCCCGTTGTTGACCCTGTGAAATGTGTCGCTAGGATCGCAAGCAAGGCGGGTCTGTCAGAGAAGACAAAGCGCAAGGCACTTGAAATTCTTAAAAAGGCAGAAGAGGGCAAGATCTCGGCCGGCAAGGATCCGATGGGCCTGGCGGCAGCTGCTCTATACGTTGCCTGCGTCATGAACGGCGAGAACAAAACCCAGAAGGACGTGGCTGAAGCGGCAGGCGTTACCGAGGTAACGATCAGGAACCGCTACAAGGGACTCAAGACGCACCTCAGACTTTGA